One window from the genome of Daphnia pulex isolate KAP4 chromosome 9, ASM2113471v1 encodes:
- the LOC124203153 gene encoding exonuclease mut-7 homolog has protein sequence MASYEDFDSDTDDEFLKDVVAVSLPGNQELPLSIEKNMCLSIDSVGLDKPDEKTEVIHGQNHIGAVKNFRDVSFSSDNFLTDPCRGHQCSMIQEAWISGGMGGQQVKQLTHKLFSSSQNPHLSAVYLMYHSYDFFKNKTNSLAAFVVDQFEVWLEEFLKANGYYPAVDQQTTREAMVAVSRQRNGKILKKIVTLYHGVHYKAHLIEVVNELIGYQEFASACRLAVALELFSQFEKEDFVLPLIVQDKLPLAEEYLRKNRSMQQDVVSFLDKHIKQPCEMLRLISERKSIPDVNYEKMNSKNVANMVTRLAKRFELDEETHPETILRQKVGSLRYLIHKKYNERSIDNENWEELVEVAVANSLDLQVELIQQLHCIDEEAASKYAEIYAIPEERLPYNFSPYVKSDSSSQAETETNEIACDIQDKFNTEFYSLTMPFENIHWICSWEGVHEFLGIVSKSTVVGVDIEWPPFGTLAKATVLQIATHDKIFLLDIFSLLEDKSCSVINSQQLIGDLFGNRHILKLGYGLKEDLHVLSRSLPGIGDVSKSIVNWIDIKNLWSNIETKYPSFLPPAVLNDEGDTCSQETHKGLSGLVKLLLGLPLDKKEQFSDWQKRPLRTSQLIYAALDAFCLLEVYDYLQKRSQFLEIDWRSVLEKLGTVHHSFELKQTHNV, from the exons ATGGCATCATATGAAGATTTTGATTCTGACACTGATGATGAATTTCTGaaagatgttgttgctgtttcttTACCTGGGAACCAAGAATTACCTCTGAGTATTGAGAAGAACATGTGTCTGAGTATTGACTCAGTTGGGCTGGATAAGCCAGATGAGAAAACTGAAGTGATTCATGGACAAAATCACATTGGTGCTGTGAAAAATTTTAGAGATGTATCTTTCAGTTCTGATAACTTTCTCACTGATCCGTGTAGAGGACATCAATGTTCAATGATTCAAGAAGCATGGATTTCTG GTGGAATGGGAGGTCAACAGGTGAAGCAACTTACTCACAAACTCTTCAGTTCAAGCCAAAATCCTCATCTTTCAGCTGTTTATCTCATGTATCACAGCTATGATTTCTTtaagaacaaaacaaattccttGGCTGCATTTG TTGTGGACCAGTTTGAAGTTTGGTTGGAAGAGTTTCTTAAAGCAAACGGATACTACCCTGCAGTAGATCAGCAAACAACAAGAGAAGCTATGGTGGCAGTTTCTAGGCAGAGAAATGGAAAGATCTTAAAGAAGATTGTCACTCTGTACCATGGGGTTCATTACAAAGCACATTTAATTGAAGTTGTAAATGAATTGATTGGTTATCAAGAGTTTGCATCAGCATGTAGATTGGCTGTTGCACTTGAACTGTTCAGCCAGTTTGAAAAAGAGGATTTTGTGCTTCCTTTGATTGTCCAAGATAAACTGCCTTTAGCCGAAgaatatttgagaaaaaatcgtTCTATGCAACAAGATGTGGTGTCATTCTTAGACAAACATATAAAACAACCATGCGAAATGCTTCGTTTGATTTC tgaAAGGAAGTCGATTCCAGATGTGAACTACGAAAAAATGAACTCCAAAAACGTTGCTAATATGGTCACTCGTCTGGCAAAACGTTTTGAATTAGACGAGGAGACACATCCAGAAACCATCCTGAGACAGAAAGTAGGATCCCTTCGCTACTTGATCcataaaaaatacaatgaaaGATCAATCG ATAACGAAAACTGGGAAGAACTTGTTGAAGTTGCAGTGGCAAACTCTTTGGATCTCCAAGTAGAACTG ATTCAGCAGCTTCACTGTATTGACGAAGAAGCTGCTTCGAAATATGCTGAAATCTATGCTATTCCAGAAGAAAGACTTCCATACAACTTTTCTCCTTATGTTAAGTCAGATAGCAGTAGTCAAGCAGa AACTGAAACGAATGAAATCGCGTGTGATATTCAAGACAAATTCAACACGGAATTCTACTCGCTAACTAtgccatttgaaaatattcattGGATCTGCTCTTGGGAAGGTGTACACGAATTCCTCGGCATTGTTTCAAAA tcAACTGTGGTCGGTGTCGATATTGAGTGGCCACCATTTGGAACTCTCGCAAAAGCAACGGTTCTTCAAATCGCTACACacgataaaatttttcttttggacattttctctttgctaGAAGATAAAAGTTGTTCAGTAATTAACAGTCAACAATTAATTGGTGATTTATTCGGCAATCGACACATCCTAAAACTAGGATATGGCTTGAAAGAAGATCTTCACGTTCTTTCTCGATCTTTGCCTGGGATAGGTGATGTATCTAAATCTATCGTTAATTGGAtagatattaaaaatttgtggTCAAACATTGAAACGAAATATCCATCATTCCTCCCTCCTGCAG TATTGAATGATGAAGGAGATACCTGCAGTCAAGAAACTCATAAAGGATTAAGTGGATTAGTCAAGCTGTTACTAGGACTTCCGTTGGATAAAAAGGAGCAGTTTTCGGATTGGCAAAAAAGGCCTCTTCGAACGTCACAACTTATTTATGCTG CTCTTGATGCCTTCTGCTTATTGGAAGTATACGATTATCTTCAAAAACGCTCAcaatttcttgaaattgacTGGAGGAGTGTACTGGAAAAGCTTGGTACTGTTCATcattcatttgaattaaaacaaactcATAACGTTTAA